The stretch of DNA CATACGCTTCTATTCTTGCTAATTTTTATCCAGCCTTATTCTAACAAGATAGGTTTTCTGTGTGATTTTATTTGCAATAGTTTATGAAATAATTAAGCACGAGTTATTactttaaataaaaatcaaaacaaatccaCATCTTACTGAATCACATACAGAATATgctttgaaaactttgaaaacaaaacattatattttattCTGATTGTTCCGGCGGATGAGATTTGATTAacataattattatattaaatcAATTGTAGAATTTAGATTgcatagaaaaatcgaaaaatggattttaggTCAACTCAGAAAACGGATCGTAGAGGGTATCCGGGACATGCTCGAAATATGTTTGGATGTGATCAAAAAGGTTCAAgtcagtttttctaacaaatgaaactttttgaattctGAATAAGTAAAGATGGGGTAGATCTGATAAGTTTTAAAGGGCATCAGGTCCCAGGTGCACATATTCCAGAAACATTCTCATCCGTATCTCCTGAACCCTACATTCAACCCAAAATCTGTTGCTGAGATACACACCGTTCAATTTTTTGTCACATGCGGAACTTGGAAACAATGAAGTAAAACTATTTTCGCGATTGGGttccaaaaatcaatttttaacaAACGACACAATAtcattgaattttcatttttgagggTCGGGAATTTTGTGAAATCATgcgggaattcaaaaattgaaattgagtggccaccttgcaatcggtcgaatttgtacatggtacacttcgtacgaggTCGGGGTTTGCGTAGCCCATTGTAGGCGCGACTTCTGTTGACTacgcgtcttcgaatttcacagTTGTTAATGTTGTcattgttatcaacgagccaaggtacacaagttcctctaccacctcgagctcgtcgtcGTCGATCATAACACTACTACTAAGAAGAATTCCGTTACAATCAGttcctcctgctagcatgtatttagtcttagacccattgatcccaagcccaatcagccctgcttcgtgtttcaattCGGTATACAAATTCGTTACCGTAGCATGTATTATTCCGGTTATGTCGATGTCATCAGCGAAGCAGTTAAACTGACTGAAAACTACtggttgaaaatcgtgccccgcatgttgaagcccgctctccgcagaACACCTTCTGgcgccacgttgaagaacagacaggagagtccatcaccttgtcgaagtcccctgtgagtctcaaaggATTCTGACAGATCACCTGAggtccgcacaccgttcatcgttgtctTAATCAGCCTTGTTAGATTTCGGGGAAAGTTGTGTTTGTGCGCCCTTGAAATCAACGAAGATGTGATGCGCGggacttttggaggatctgccgcagtctAAAAATCTGGTGCGTCGTctagcaaccgggcatgaatccggtcTGATAACTTCCTACAAATCTGCTTACTATTGGTGATAGACGGCGAAAGAGTATCTGAGACATAAATTTAGTAAGCACTATTCAGGATCTCGACTGCACGGTTCCTACAATCCAGCTTGTCACATTTTTATAGATGAGGCAGATTACCCTGtgcttccactcctccggtagctgttctgtgtctcAGATTCAGGCTATCAACCGGTACACACATTCTAAAAGTATTCCCGGACCtctcttgaagagctccgctgcgAGGCCATCCGTACCAGCTGATTTGTGGATctttagctgattaatggcctcctttacttcacccatcgtcgggggagGTACAtcgtcgttgttcactgcaccggtgtagtcctcatcAACGCCGtattggtctcctgtctgcacACTGTTCAGGTGCTGCCTTCACcgttcgatcacctcgcgttcgttcgtcaagatgcctcgcTTCTCGTTCCTGTACCTTTTGGTCCACGGCACCAatcctttgtgcgaggcgtttattttcttgaagaatTTGAAGCTTGAAGCTTTTTCTCCTCTTTCTCTACCACGCGGCGCTTTTTTACCCTGCTTTCACTTCAATCGGTATCGTTGCTGCTTCCTTTTCGCACATAAGaactcggcactcgtcgtcaaaccattcgttctgTTGTTCATAcacgatgacggtctctgctgtactgttaaatgttattttcgggtgttcCAGCATTCGTCGAGTTTAGTGGCATCCAGTTTGTCGACCCctggtaacgcagcttcaagacgctacGAGTATGTTttagcaacgttcggctcctagTGTCTCATGTTGTTGACGACTAACAGTTTTGAACCCAGTTTGATCATCACCAGTTAGTGGTCTGAACCGAtattagcgccacgataggttctgatgTCGTTGATATCTGAAGTGGCGACCGttgatcaaaacgtggtcaatttgcgTTTCCGTTTGCTGAGATAATCTCCAGTTGTAACGGTATTGgtggctgtgctggaagaaggagCTACGTGAGGTCATGTTCTTGGAAGCAGCGAAGTCGGTAAGTCTTAGACCGTTTTCGTTGGTGCGCGGATGGGCACTGAATCTATCAATTATCGGTCTGAACTCCTCCTcatggccgacctgagcgttcaaatcaccgatgatgATGGATGGCTGTGGACGCAGATAATGCTGACGTTGAAGAAGTTGTCTCGTATCCTCAGTCCGCACATCTTTTCGTTGATTGTCTACCAGCCAATCACCCGTTTCGACATCTCTCCTATCGCGATGAAAGCTGTATCcggctcgtgtgtgttgccgcagctctggtagatggGATAACCACCTTGAAACGATCGCAtgatcgaacctttccagcacacctcctgcagcgccacgatgttgaaatatttttgaaagaattcgggtactcgtaAGAAAGTTGTgtgacttgcagttccatgttccgagtttccaatctctagtccgtgttctttgcgtgggtctggtccgattgtcctgtctcgttttttttgtgaattttcctgtgtgTATCATTTCTACGGATGACTTGCAGGATATGCGCCAAATCCCAGTCTCGACGGAAGACCATCGTGCACAGCTCTGTCGACAGTCCCACGCTGGCACGAGGCCAGTGACCATCTGCCCCTGACATGGGGAATAGActctgttttgagccgcacctccaaggtgaacagacgctcggataggcccctcttccctgtcagcatacgacctaGACCTCaacggggttggttacccgatcttcacactagttactcgtaccccagtcGGCACCGCGAGGAGGTTACTAAAGTTATTGAACAAAGAAGTATGTTTATTGAATACCATTTCGATAGTACCGTTCTATCAACAAAAATGCTTGAAGTTTTCTCACTCATCACTAACGTGCTGATGTCCCGTTTATTACTTGCAGCGAGCTCGCAAATCCCTCGAATCGGATCATGGTGACCCAATTACGTTGCTGAATGCGTACAAAGAATGGTTGGAGCTTAAACAGAATCGTGTAGATTACAGGAGGGATGAGCAAGGAGAAAGCACTAAAAGGTGGTGCCGTAGACGGGGGCTTGAGGAACAACGGTTCTACGAAATCACTAAGCTTCGAAGGCAGTTTGGAGATCTTCTACAGGACTGCGGTTTGATGGAGAATATAAACACGGAAAATTTGACCAGTGCAGACCGTGCAATCCGGCATGGTGAGCTACGACAACTGAAGGAACTGCGACGGGCGCATCGGATGGAAGCTCCCCGAAGAAGGAAGATTTTGAAATCTGATCCATGGGGAACTGAGGAAGGAGAGGAAGATGATGGAAAAGTTGATATAAGAGATGTAGAATTTCGATTAAGTCATGATTCTTCGAAGTTGCAAGATCTCGTTTCTGGAGCCACAGCGTGCAGTTATAGAGACTTGATGACACTGAAATTAATTTTGGTGAGTGGTTTATATCCACAGATCGCAATCGCTGATGAGTATAACTATTGTAAGGTAAGAGTTTTAACATAAAGATTCAACAATCATCGCACATTATGAAATCGTCTCTTCAGAGCCCTACTGAACAGTTCTTCCACACAAGAGCCAAACCATATGTGTCACTTCATCCGATGGGGTATTTCGGAAACAACGCACAAGTGCTCCAACTCGCTGAGGATAACATAATAGAAAAGACAGGACTGTATAAATCTCGTCTGCCGCTCAGTTCCAACCACCAACTCTTATGCTATTTGACTTTGCTGGAAACGAACAAGACTTATCTGATGAATACCCTTCGGATGCCAGCAGCTCAAACACTTCTCCTGTTCGCACACACAATCGATACCAATCTAACGATGTCTCGTCTTGTTTGTGATTCTTGGTTGTGTCTGGATTTCCCTTCTCCGGAAAGTGGTCAAACGTTACTTCTGAAAGCTACTAATTTGAGACGTTTGTGGAATAAAATGTTAGCGGAGAAATTGAAAGGTGCGATTCATTGTAACTGTGTTTATGATGCTTAGAAATATCTGAATCGTTCTAGTTCTCACACAAACTGCCGACGAAGCGTTAGGCAAAAATGAACGGGAGAAATCTATTGAGCAGACAAATTATGAATTATGGCAGGATTTGGCTCAATTCATGAACACCGAGGTATGTTATACTATCAAAAGGTTACTTCCTGCCGATGCGAAAATTTTGTACAAAGAATCATTGTCGGAAATGCCAGTGGACCTGGAGCCGAATCCCTTTGCCGAAGAATTTTCGCTAGTTCCAAATGAACTCAAAGGAGGAGTGCATATttcggagaatattttatatgcTTGGTATTTATGTCTTTTCTATACAGTAACTTCGTGTATATCATCATTTGATTTTTTAGTCTGGCGGAAACTGATTGGAGTATGCAAATGTATGATGATATAATATCTAATGATTGGGAATGTACCAACTGCAACTGTACATACAATTTAACTGGTATCCAAAAACTACAACATAAAATCGGTAAGTTATGAAATGCAATTTCTATCAGATTTAACATGGTACTATTTAATTTTTAGTGTGCAAACCAAGTGCGTCAGGAACGGAATCACTATCGACGACACCGTCCTCCAGTGGCAAACAAAAACCTAATTCAAAACAATTCCATTGTCCAGTGTGCGAAACAACTTTGTCTCTTACAGCCATTGACATTTTGAAGCATAAAAAGTCCTGCATCGAAAAAGTAGATAAACAAGTCAACTAAATTTCTACAATATTTATTGCTTTACATGGATGTTAATTAAAACAGTTTAAATGACCTATTGAATAAATATTACACGACAAGATTGATATTCGAGTTCCATGACACAGTCTTGCtttatttaagttttcattAAATCCAACAGCAACCGCTCTATAGCCACTTCGCCAACAGTTTTCCGGAATAGCATCTCCTGAAGAGTTTTCGGATTGGCCGCTGATTTAATGCCAGGAAGTAGAAGCAGTAAATGACCCAAACGAACACCGCCGCACTTTTCATGTAACAGACTGATGGTTTGATCCTGAAGCAGCAGAATTTCGTGCCCCGAGTACAGATTCGTATGATCTGATCGGAACAGAATCAATGCCTTTAGACAGGCAGCCTCACGGTAGTCTACGCGTGTAAGTGTAAACTGTTGTATGATGGTTTGAAGTTTTTTGGCCGAAGGGTTGCGGGCGATAAAATCtgcaaaaatacgaaaaaagatGGTTGAAAGACTTGGAATTGTATATTTTCATGACACATGTGGTTCACAAAAAAAGTGATAACGATTAATAGCAATGAATTcatcataaaaaaaactatcgatTATAATATTAGTTGTAGAGGGTGGAACGATCAAAACTTGGTCAACAATTCTTTCGAGTGTGCGTTTAAAAAAAGCCGAGTCCCCCAGCCGGTCCGTcggaacgagcgtacgatccaaGGTTCTTTTCAAATAAACTACGAGTCTCGGCTAAAAAAAGAGCCGCGGTTCAAAAGAGTTTTggctcaaaaaagagccgcggttcaaaagagcctcggttcaaaaaagagcctcggttcataaaagaaccgttactaacgttcccagtggaactttggccttctcaacgtaggtattacttgcgtcatttttattagtagtacttagttgagatttctatgccgaaaaacAGGCCTtggatgtattctggagtggcaagctctagaatacgcgtgaacacagtgcaagacggaagTAATtcctttaacgaaaaatcccccTGGCCAGAATGGGAACCGAACTCGAACCACCCGCATggtaatgtgggacgctaaccactcggccattgGAGCACCTGTGATGTAGTATTAGacacagttatttgtgaaaaatgcaaatcaaaaatGGCTGCCGCCACAAAATATAGCAGAAATAGCAAAAACAGTTCTCTTCATTCGATTACTCAAATAATTTCCCAACCATTTGAATTCTGAGTCCTCTAAACCGAAGCGCCGGAAAATCTGTAACAACAAGGATCTGGAAATAGTTTTGAAGGCGCACTCCAGATACGAGATCACTGCAATGACCCCTTTTCTGTCTGCATCAGCAGcagacatttttgaaacaacaggAGCAGATGTGTCGGGCGGTGAGTCTGCCATCGATGTTCAAGTGGCGACAAATCCGAAGAAAAATCCTCGATTCACTGTCGAGTACTCTAATCGAATTTCGGTACGATCCTGATCAGAACGCCACGTTTACTGGTTGGTATGTACGTTACCAGGATTTGTTCACCAAAGAGGCGGTTCGAGTCGACGATGAAACTAAAGTAAGATTGTTGCTAAGAAAATTGGGTTCGTCAGACATCCTACCGAAGATCCCCAACGAAGTAAAGTTCGACGACACGGTGAGTAAACTGAAAAGTTTAGTCGGCATCCAAGAAACAATGATCAGAACCAAGGGGCAAAATGATATCACGTGGAGGCAGATTTTGTATGAATGCCAACGACATCTAAACAGTGCAATCAGTTAGGCGGTGAAGGCGAAGTTAGGTGAAACGTCCAGGAAAGTGGCACACATCCAAGCCGAACGAGAAGAGTACAAGTAGAAAACGTCCGAAAGCGAAGAAGACTTGTGAAGGCAGAAGTGAACGGTCGGTAGATCTATCATCACTCGACATTGCATCGATTATCAACGTCCTTTCCAAGCAGACATAGAGGCAGATCGAAAGCCAACAACAAGCTCTGCAACAGGTCAAGCTGCTACAGCCTCGGACAAGCCTTCGATGCTGAAATTCGAGTGTTCATGTGAAGTGGTAACCAAGGGGTAGAGACGTCATGGTAAATTCTTCGATACGTCAGTATTCATTTCCTCTGCCACTTGACATCTTCACATCTGTTCTCATTAGCGGAGTCGACGAAGCGGAGCATTGGAGCAATCTCCAAGCAGTCCTCCGTTGAATTCAGGAGTTCGGATTCACCTCCAAAGTGGAAAAGTGCTCGTTTGGTCAACGCCAGATCGAATACCTAAGAAATGCTTCTCTTCTTGGATCTTCGATTCGAAAAATGGCATTATAGTCTACACGGCAAAAAGTTGGGCACTCCAGTTACTACTATACGTCTTGAATATCGAGAGCGTAAAAACAACGAAATTTGGTAATGCCGAAATTGCATTCCTCTGACTTGACGTGTTGATAAGCAAGAATTCAGAAATAGCAAAAACAGTTCTCTGCATCCGATTAAGGAGTGTatcaaaaagtagtcttaaacatTAAACACGTTATTTCACACAAACGGGTGATTTTTTCGTCGCTTTATTTACATGTTAAAAATCGAAATGCAAGTCATTTTGTGTTCGTTATAAAGTTGTTTTTGAGGATTGTCGCGGATTGATTTggaaactaaaaagaaaattctgcacGAACTGGTGCATCCAGTTAACGCACATCCAATCTAAGAGCAGTCTAGTTGAAGAACACCCAGTTGGACAACGTCTACTGTACTCTAAAGAATTGAAGAACTAAATAACTAGAGAAGTAAGAACTAAAGTATTAAAAAATTAGATAATTAGAGAATTCATTTACAACCGCACTAGAACTAAAAACCCTAAAACGGCCAAAGCACTTTGAATGCTAAAGCATGAGCATCCAAACACGCATCGGAAATATCtgtattttgaaaaatgtttctGAACGTCTGTGAAACAATACGTAACCATCGTGAGTTTAATAGTCACGTGAACCACCTTCAACGGCCTCAAAAAGTATCAAGCCAGACTCTTTGTCACATGAAAATAATATATCCATCTTAACTTATGCATAGCGAAACACACAATATTTTATTACAACAAATACAAAAATAGATGCTAGGCTTCACATATTTGATTGTAAACATTAACATTTTAATAGAATATCGCAAGTACCCATTTCCCAGCGATCCTCGTTTCATACTTTTACGATTCTTTGATGAAtaccacttcttcttcttctttttggctttaagagggtttaaacttttcagttcattcgcctctagatgaATACCACTATGCTAAGCCAGCAACAAACATTGAATCCCTTTTGCCAGCCGGATAACGCACTGTTCCGTGCTGTATCAGCAAACCGGCGCGGCCAACCGCCGAGGGTTTACCATTAAGCAACTGAATAGAGAAACGAActataaattattaaaaagtatagtatgaaCATTATAGtgatatggttatgattttattatttttctatatatcatatagttacacttaggtgcctattctaccAAATTCCTTCtagaaatcctattcaatttgaacgtgtcacccatatctgggtgacggggcgacgaaagttTTAAAGGGACTTAGCCTTGTCGAATCCATCGTGAATGGCAAAAAACTTAATCTCTTTCTCTGCAGCAGCGCTCCTGCTACGATATACGCTCAGGAAattgcgctacacatacacaaccacgagcagcgttgccaatgttccagtttaaactggattcttccagtttttttctctcgatccagtcaaacaatTGAATactgaaatcttccagttttttgaaatatcatccagttttatccagttttttatatgtgtgtttcagttttacccattttatgtaaaataaattcacaatgtatACATAATATGCCTTACTCACCCTTTTTATCCCTTgaccaatttgtttttttgacatTCATCGTTCGATCGATCCAATGTGTATTTACCTTGATTTCTACAgtcagtcgattatatacatgtcgcaccagcaccattattccatgtctcataactacatcaatatatctttggcaccgcatggaaacaacaacaatggcaatacttgcaagtatcaaatatcatgctacatgttatttagtattgcctcagtggaatcgcagcTCTaggtatcgttcgtacaacgtaaaccaagcgccaaacaagcgttcgccataacatgcatacagagccatacattggtggcttgaagctactagaaatataaGCACTTCTCATAATTTCGTGCTATTCTCAAaataaacgcttctgttaatattactggcctcgaaaaaagatgcattactttctcatgctaaagataagcgcagctgtcatccttagtggagaaagttttgctactgacaaacgaaatcaaatcacatacaaaattccagaacgacatttatgtTCTTGATTACCAAATAAATGAAATACTCTTCCTgataatctcaacaaccttgaaaagagtagcattgcttcattatgatcaagaataACGCAATTGCAATCCCAGTTAacggcagttttgcgactggcacgcgaacccaaataacattCTAgcaagacattcaagatgcttggtattccccaaatatttttttagggcACAACTATAaagcctgcttcaccatagcgtcagttcaatgcattgatgcaatgtcgaaGACACCATCGAAGCCTTtaagatgacagaaaacaaacaatgttgactgcttggaaaaagactgtagcgaaaatatttccctcccgctatctcccctccttgtttatatttatcattacggctgcataatttgcaccaccaaa from Toxorhynchites rutilus septentrionalis strain SRP chromosome 3, ASM2978413v1, whole genome shotgun sequence encodes:
- the LOC129774752 gene encoding photoreceptor-specific nuclear receptor-like, whose amino-acid sequence is MDFIARNPSAKKLQTIIQQFTLTRVDYREAACLKALILFRSDHTNLYSGHEILLLQDQTISLLHEKCGGVRLGHLLLLLPGIKSAANPKTLQEMLFRKTVGEVAIERLLLDLMKT